DNA sequence from the Bubalus bubalis isolate 160015118507 breed Murrah chromosome 24, NDDB_SH_1, whole genome shotgun sequence genome:
CAAACCATGTCTCCCCGCTCAGAACCTTCGGGACGCCTTTCCGGCAGGTCAGATGGCTAAGGAGACCCTTCTGCTCTGGACCCAGCTACTCTCTGACTTGTCTCCCACTGAACCCCGTGGTCTCACTCAGCTCCAGCCCTCGGCCTCCTGCCTGGAACATGCCAGCAGGTTCACACCTCAGGGCTTTGGACCTCccatgccctctgcctggaaggtTCTGCCTATCTGTGTGATACACCGGTCACCTCAAGGTGCTCAATGTCCCTGCTGGAAGAGGCTCCCTGACTGTTGGCACCCTAGctttcccccaccccacagcacttttcctctttctccacaGTCCCCAGCACCTTCGAATATTCCTTGTCATATAAGGTGTTTATTCTGTCTCTCTTCCTGTGGGAATATAGAGCCCACAGGGAGGGGGACAGAATTGTCTTTTTTGCTCactgttagtgttagtcactcagttgtgtctaattctttgtgaccccatggactgtagcccgccaggctcctctgtccatgggatccagggaatcttcctgacccagggatcgaagccgggtctcctgaattccaggcagacgctttaacctctgagccaccagggaagtcccactggaatgggtagccattcccttctccagggatcttcccgacgcagagatcgaacctgggtctcctgcattgcaggcagattctttatcgtctgagccaccagggaagtacatcTGCAAACCTGGAACTGGTTTTCATTTCCAGCATTGTGCCCAGACTCTCTCCTCTATTTGGATCACCTTCTCTCTACTACCCTCTTTCCTTGGTTAGCTCATTCCTTATTCAAACAGCACAggtgtcacttcctccaggaagccctcctgggcCTCCCCTGCCAGGCCCTCTCTGCTGTCTTCGCATCTTCTCCCTTTCACCTCAGCCCTTACCACCCTGAATCTGTGACTGTGGCACCTGTCTCCTTGACTAGGCTGTGAGAAATCTGAGGACAGGATCCAGAGCCCCTTGCACCCATATCCCTGGCACCCAGCCTTGTTTGCAGAGAGGCTTTCTGTGTGGAGACCCTGGTGCCAGCAGCATGAGATGAGCCTTCTGGCCCTCAGGGAGCCCACATCTGAGCAGGGCAACAGTTTCTTCTGCCTCTCTGGGGTTGTAACTCCACGTCTTCTCTATGGGTATCAGGCCTGGCTGGAGTACCCCCAAGAACTCTGTTCCTGGTGGGCCTGGTAGGGGCAGGAGTTCTCCCAGAACCGAGGGTCCCCCTCTGGGGACTGACCCAAGACTGACATGGGGACCATGGGTCGTCATTCACACAATTCCAGCCGGGTTCCCCCCGTGCCTCCGGCCTCAGGCTGGAACAACGTACCGCCACACGGGGCAGGTGTCTCTGCTCTTCGGGGCCGTAGATCCCTGGGGGCCGGAGCACGCATGTCCTCAGACAGCCTCCTCCTATGACACAGGGGAGGGCAGTCAGGGGCCTAGGAAGGGGTAGATGAGCAGGAAGGGGGATAGAAAGGCTGTCCACATCTCCTGGTCCTTACCTGGACAGGTTAGTGGGATAGGCAGGTCCTTGGAGTTTTCTCATTCAATTAATTATTCTCTCAGTAGATCAgctagtcattcaacaaacactacTGAGAatcatccccctccccacccgcTCTGCACTGGGTCCTGGAATGGATGCTGTGAAGAATCCCAGGAGGACCAAGAAATGGTGCCTGAACTCACAAAACTCACAGGCTAGTAACAGAGGCAACACTTATGTGCATGGCCCATGAGAGTTTAACCAGCTCTGATAGACGTGACCGCCTTTGACTCCCATGAGAGTCCTacttgcccattttacagatgtgcaCAGACCCACATGCCCTCATGCCAATAGCTGgagctctttctttcttctagtCATTAGATAAGGTCCATAGCGCTCTCAGAGAGGTTTTACTATGTGTCTGGTGCCTTCATCTGATGCTCTGGTAAGCCTGGAATTTTCCCCTCCAGGCAGCCCTAGGAGGTGGGAGCtgttattatccctgttttatggATAAAGgagccaaggctcagagaagagaTGTGATTTGCCTAAGGGCACACAGCTCAACCTAGTGGAGCTGAGATGGAGATCCAGGTTCAAGCTGTTTCCACTCACACCTCTGGTGGCATAATACTACCAGCTCAGCTCCCTGACCCTCAGCTCTCTCAGCCTTGGTCTCTTCACCTGGAAAATGGATGCTTTGTAACTAGTGGTTGCAGCTACCCTTTCCAGACAACCAGAAAGGAAGACTAGAACCATCAGCATGAGAGCTGGAGGTCTGTCCCCCTCTTTGCTGTGTTAGCAGAGTCTCCAGACTAAGATAGAGCTTGGTCCAGGGCTTCCCAAATTCTCTGCCGAGGGGTCCCCATTGGTGGAAGTGGGAGCCTGTCACCCTGTGGGGGGAGGTCTAGGGGTATATAGCCTGAAGAGCTGCCCCCAAAGTATTCAAGTCTTAAGAAAGtctacaaaatttttaatttattctaattcatttaaaatttttttcagttactaTTTGTAAATTATTTGACTCCCAGCCCCATCTCCTTAACTGAGATAGTGCCTCCTGGTAGGTGTTCCACTTCCCCCAAGGCTCAGGTTCCCCAAGCAGCCTGCTCCCAGTTTGGGGAGCTGAGTGTATGCCATCCTCTGGGACCAGAAGCCCACCTTTCTTTGGAAGCTCCTTCCCCTTTGCACCAGGTTGGGGGTGGTGGGAATGTCAGTCTAGATACACTTCTCTTCTCTGAGGTGGCATTCCAGGACCCAGGCTGAGTCAGTGCCATCTTCTCACCCAGGAACATAACTCTGCATCCCACTAAAATGGATCTAAAATCCTAAGAGTGGGCTCACCCTGAGAGACTGATCACCAGATACTGCCTCCCAGCTCCCTGGAATCACCCCGACCCTGTCATTTCTAAATCCTGGTGGTCATTTTTCTGGATGATATTTTCCAGAAGCTATCATATATCCTTCCAGTATAAATTGCCTTTTCTTCATAAATTAGCCAGGGACGGTATCACCGGGTCATAGCCTGCTCCTGACTGCTCTGTAGCCTCCCTGGCTGTTCCTTCCCCAACACCCTCACTTAACAATGAAGCCCAGTGTAGTGGGTTGAATGGTGGGCCCCGAAAAGTTATGTCTGTGTCCTGGAACCCATGGATGCTACCCTACTTGGAAAAGGGGTCTTTGCTGATGTAATTAAGGATCTAAACAtgaaattatcctggattatcctgttgttgctgctaagtcacttcagtcgtgtctaactctgtgtgaccccatagacggcctcctaccaggctcttctgtccttgggattctccaggcaagaacactggagtgggttgccatttccttctccagtgcatgaaagtgaaaagtgaaagtgaagtcgctcagtcgtgtccgactcttagcgacctcatggactgcagcctaccaggctcctctgtccatgggattttccaggcaagagtactggagtggggtgccattgccttctccgtggattATCCTGTTGAGCCTTAAATCCAATGTCAGGTGGCCTTATAAGACACTCAcaaagggagaagaggagaggccacatgaagacagaggcagagaccaaCGCCAAGTGATGCAGCCACACACCAAAGAAGGACCCCAAGCtcctggagccaccagaagcgGGAAGAGTCAAGGAAGGATTCTCCCACACACGTCTGGAGGGAGCTCAGCCCAAATGACACTTGGATTTCAGACATCTGACTCTGAACTATGGGAACTGTGGGAGAAGAAATTTCTGCTGTTTCGAGCCACCAGGTTAGTGGTGATTTGTGCTGGTGGCCCCAGGACACTCACACACCCAGAGACATGAAGACTCAGAGCCTTCACGTGGATGGGGTCTGCAAGTCTCAAGACTCTGCTACAGGGCCCAGGCTGCTCCATGCCAGGCTAGAGGCAGAGTCTCTCAGGGACTGGAAATCACCCAGGGAGATTGTGGCAGGCTTCCTGCGAGGCAGGTATCAGGTGAGCTTTCCTGTAGACAGCCTGGAGCTAATTTTAAACTCTGGGTCACCTGGgcatgggatgggggtggggggaaggctgGTCGGGCTGCAGCTGACATTGGCCAGCAGGGTACTGGGCGGCTACGTCACAGAGGGGTGGGGCCCAGGGTATCCATGACTGTCCTGACCATGGAAAGCTGGGGATGCTTGTATAAATAATTCTCAGCTGGAGGATTAGGTGTCTGACTTGTAGGAGCGCAGGTCCAGCCAGGGGAGGCCCTGATAGAGATGAGAGTTCTACTGCGCAGGCTCAAACTTCCGGGAAACACAGCTGGATATTCCTACTGGGATAAACAACTGAGGCCTGACAGGTCCAGGGTGAGGGGTGAGGTGTGGAGGATTTTAGGGGAAAGCGTTCATGGTCAGAGACCACTCAGCCACAGCCAAGTGGAGCACAGCGGTTAACCCCAGGCTCTGGTGTTAGACTCCCCTGGGGGGAGGTGGCTTTTCAAACCCTACGTCTGCCATCtaagagctgtgtgaccttgatctAGGTCAGTTAACCTCTTagcttcagttttctctcctGTAAATTTGGGGATTATGATACCAAGCAACCTTCACCTTCTAAATCCACTTGGCTCCTGAGTTTAGCCAGTGAGAGAAACCagcttttctgattctttttagtTTCTGAATTTCAGAAAGCAAATATAATTTGGATAGCAAGGACTTTACCTGAATATATTTGACCCCTGAGTTTGGAGAGAAGCTGGGTCTCTTACCTTATACAGATGCTGTCAAAAGATAGGAGACTTTTGCTGAAAGGTGgtggagctggggtttgaactcAGTTCAGTCTGATGCTGGTATGTGGGTGTTTAGCCACTGCGCCATGCTGCCACCAGTCcttattctattattatttctttatgacAATATGATAAGAAAAGGCAATCCAGTTGGGCAGCCGAGGCCAATTTTTCTGGGAGTTCCTGAAGCATCCCTCACTTGCACAGCCCTTCCAAAGTGCCACACCTCACTGCATATTCATAAATTTGTACTCTTTTTATCTAGAAGAGGATTCCCCCAAACTGGATGCCCTCCTATGTGGCAGAAAAGAGGGCTAGACTTGGGCTAACCCAAGTGTCTCCCCAGCAGACCATGAGCAACGTGAGGGCAGAGACTGGGTCTGATGTTTTCCAGGCTGTATCCCTGTTGGGTGTGGGTGCTCAGGATTTGTTGGATGATGAATGTCCAAGGCCCTGGGGAAGTGTCCTTTAGAAGGAAGCTGGGCCTCAGAAACATACCAGCTAAAAGCGAGAATCGCTCATGTGCTTCAGGGAGGCAGTAGGGGACACGCATGTTGGCTGTGAGCAGGCCTCCAGTACTTACCTGGGAGAGGCGTCCCATTGGCCATGAGGATCAACTGGTCAGCGATGGCTTTGGTTCGGGAGTAGTGGTCTGTGTGCTGTTCAAGGACAGGGAGAATAAAGCCACCAGATGGGGTCAGGGACACTGCTGATCACACTGCCCAGCCCTCCTGGCCCCAGGGCTGCACTTTTGCTTCTGATCATATGGGAGTTCACTTCTGGGATCCCACCGGGAAATGGCCAGGCCCTGAGCCCTACCACCGCTCCTCTCCCTCTGGGTGGGAGCCACGAACAGAGGAGAGAGTTCAGAGCAGTAACAATGGAGCTTCCCGTCAGCCACATCGCCTGCACTGGGACATCGGCTGCATTGGGATGTGGATGCTGGATGCATGTCAGATGGACTGTTTACATAGAATCCTTGTGCTCACGTGGCATTTTCACATAATCGTCTCATTTCCAGCTCTCCACATCCCCACAGAGTGGTGTTATCATGCCTGGGTCTAGAAGGAGAGCCTCCAAGTGAAGTGATTTGCTCAGGGTACCACAGTAGAAAGTCGCTTTGCTGGTTCAAGGCCAGGTCGGTGTGATTTCAAAGCCCTTGCTGGCATGACTGAAGTAGGAGAGGGCTTGAACCATGCTGTTTGGGGACTCTTTGCTCCTGGGTCTCACCCTGAGTTGTGAAGTTGACCCTGGCTCTGCCCATCCCTACCCTTTGAACTGTGGGTCCCAGGTCcgccctgcccacctctccaggAAGCCAGGTACCTTCTCCAGTGGGAAATATGGCACAGAGTCCTCATCGCCTTGTTCTATAGGCTTCCCGCCGAATGCAACATTGACGGTGCTGGTGTAGACAAGCCTTGGAACCCGCTGGTGGACACAAACTGCAGCGACAGGTCacacagcaacacacacacacacacacacacagtgctgatGTGAGCAGGGAGTTGGCTGAGGGGTGCCCCTGGGGACCTCCTTGGATGAGTCCTCCACCCACCCTCCAGCACACATCCTGCCTCAGGAGGGAAGGGCCTCCTTCCCTTAACTTGGGGAGGGGTCAAGCCCCTGCTCTGAGAGTCCCTGGGGGCCAGGCTGCCTCACTCTTCCTTCTCAGTGTGGCCACCTTGCCAGGGACAGGTCAGAAGAAAGTCTCACTCAGTGGGGACATAAGGAAAACACACTCTagaatcagagagaaaaacaggaggGAGGATAAGGCAGGACATGCCCAGAGAGCCCAGAGGTGGGTCTTCTCATTTGGAACTTCAGCAACGTTTCCTGCTCCCAACTGCTAAGCTCTCTGTGCAAACCCCACTCCTGTGTCCCCAGACACACTGAGGTCACACTGAGCCCCATGCCAGGGCCTGGGCACGCCTGCAGAACAGGAAGGATGTGCTGCCCACAGACCCTCCACGGGGGAGGtcagggggtgggaggaggttcCCACCTTTGTCCCCCTGCCCTGTCCCCCAGAGCTGGGCCTGCGGCAGCCCAGGTAAAGAAAGAAGCGGCAAACACACAGCGGGTCACACTCTGCTCTGAGCGCCTACCATCGATCACTAGTTTGGTGCCTCCAACGTTTATAGACTCAGTCTGCTCTTTTTGCAGCTAAAAGGCAAGACGGACGTGTGAGAGTCGAGGTGCTGTCTCAGCCCTGTAGCTGAGGGTGTGCAGCTGGGcttgggtggggcagggtggggggctgcAGCTCAGAGGCAGGGGTTCCCAGGGGCCCCTGGTAGTGTGGGGGCCCGGGGCTCTAGTGCCCCTTTCTGCTCCCATTTGCCTGGGCTACTGGGGAGTTTCCACCCCCCATCTGGCAGTCAGCTCCCTCACCTATAAAGTGAgggaagagtcccttggatggttGGCAGGATTTAATAAGCCCCATGAGAGGACCTGATGCAGGGCTTCACACAGAAAAGAGCCTCAAATATGTTGGATTGCTTCTTGGCTCTAGAAGtttcagcttccttatccataAGACAGAGACAATAATACTGCCGTCTACCCAAGTGAGAGGGCGGGggtgtgaaaaataaaaactgggcCACAGTGAGAGTTGCTTGTGTGTCAGGGACACAGCGAAGCCTttacatctcatttaatccctacaACCACACAGGGAAGTGGGTTCCATACTGATTTTCAAGCTATATTTATTCTTGTTGCAGTTGTTAACTATTCAAACAGTAAAACTAGTATGCAATGAAGAAGAAATTTCCCTCCCATTTCTAATAGAAATGTgagttttttattaaaaaaaaaaagtgtcaaatgCTGTTTTCTTACCTTGGAAATTGTTCTGTTATCAGCACATATTGAGTTACCTCATTCTTTCGCCTTTTTTTTGAATGGCTGCATAGAAGTTCATTGTTAGGctatatcacaatttatttaaatagtCCCCAGTAGTTGGGTATTTTGGTTAGTTCCTGCTTTGTTATTAAAACCAATGCTGCAAATATATAAGTGTAGTTTCTGAGTCAAAGGCTGTTGTATGCTTTGACAGACACTGTTACCCTGCTCTCTGGGGAGGTCGCGACATTAGCTCTAGCTGTGTCCTCacttaacagatgaagaaacagaggcgcAGAGAGGTTAACTTAACTTTCctagtcacacagctagaaaatgGCAGAACTGGCACTTGGTCTCATGGGCCAAATGTAGGCTGGGTGTAGCCCAAATCCTCCCTGGAATAGGTGAAGAGCATAATGAACACCCAGGGATTAGGGGAGCGGGCAGAGCCAGGACCTAAGCCCTGTGCGTGTCGGGGGTGTCTCACCTGCTCAGCACCAGACATTCCGTAGGAGGCCACGTGGAAAACACAGTCCACCCCTTCGAAGGTACGGTGCAGGGCTTCTGCATTGCGGACATCAGCCTGAAACAGAGGAGAAAGACACGGAGGTAGGAGGTCTGGGCCCAAGGTAATCAGACATTACAGCTGCGGCAGGTCCCAGAGCCAGCCCCCTGAGCCCACCCAGGCCCAGCATCTGCAGAGCCCGGACAAGCTGCGGGGCAGGATTTACTAGATGATTCCACTGGGCGTCCGTCTTCATCATCATTGGCCCCCTCTATGGAGCTAAGTCACAGAGAACGTGCTCAGAGTTTTACATGCACTGTCTCCTCAACTCCCCATAAGTCTCTAGTGAAGCAGATACTGTTGGTGTCCCCTTTCTGTGGATGAAGATGTGAGGCTCAGAGGTGTGGGGCCCTGTGGCCATGGCAgcccagctgggagctggagtctgactctggagcctgtgctcttcacTACCAGTGACTGGTTACACATCAGACACCAACCCCTGACCTCCGCCACTAGTCTGCCCCCGGCCCGTTCCCCAAGACCTCATCACTGCACCTGGATGAACTCGGTCCCTGGGCACAGCTCCCACTGGGGTCGGCGGAGGTCGAGCAGGATGACAGAAGTGCCGCTCTTGGCCAGGCTGGAACCCAGGCTAAAGCCCAGGTAGCCTGCTCCTCCGGTGACCACAACCTTCTGCCTTGAGGCCTGCCCAGGGGTGGCCTGAGTCTTCTGCTGTTGAGCCGGTGTTGGGATTGTTATTGGCTCACTGGGTCTTTGCCCAGCCCCTGATCCCCGCCTGGGTCCAGGCCCTACCTCTCGGCCAGGGGAAGGTGAAGCTCCTAAATCAGGCACTGGCCCAGCTCCTGAAGCAGCAGTAGGCTGCTGCCCAGGACCCGGCACTGCTCCAGACCCTTGTCTGGGTCCCAGAACATCACTAGGCCTCTGCCCAGGACCCAACACTGCTCCAGACCCTTGTCTGGGTCCTAGAACATCACTAGGCCCCTGCCAAGGGCCTGACACTGCTCCAGTCCCTGTTCCATGTTCTGTAGCAGCACCAGGCCTTGATCCACGTTCTGGAACTATACCAGGCcccagcccaggtccagacaCATTCCCCAGGCCCGAGACCCCACCGCAGGCCTGACAGACAGGGCAGCTCTGCTGGCCCTGTCCTGCAGCTTTGCAGGCCTCTGGGGAGGAGCCCGCCGGGTTGGGCTTCATCTTCTACTGAGCCATGTGGACTCGGGATCTATCCACCTGTAGGGAAAAAGAGAAGAGCATATGCTCTAGAGTTGTCTTGAGTCATGTGGATTATCAGACTCCTGGGGGCTTAAGGGACTTGCTGGTGGGAATTACAGACCCTCTGAGTTCCCAAATCTATCCCTGTTGGAATCTTGAGAACTTCCAAGGTGGCTGCTGCCTTCCTCAGAGAGTCAGAGACAAAGCAGCCAAGGCCTTGGGATTCACAGCTCAGGAACCCAAGGCCCAAAGCCACACCACATGGCTGAGATTTACACCAAGCATTCCCGACTTCTCTACCAGCTCCTTAAAAGCCCGGTTCCCATGTAGTATTAGAAGGAGATGGATCAAATTGTGCCACCTGactgggttgggggtggtggtgactGCTTTCTGATGGGGAAAtggggaggacttcctggaggaggaaagaagggaggagccACATGGGATCCAAAGGGCCTTGGTAACTTGTACAAGGGCTGGACCACCTCTGCCCTGGCAACTGCTGCCTCTGGTTCTCCCAGGTCCCCAGCAGTGCAGCTGGCTGACCCCACAAGGCTTGCCCAACCCCCTGCGGGCTTCAGGATAAGGTCTGCGGCCCTTGGGGTCCGGCTCTGAGGATCCTGTCCTCCTCACTCAAGACTTAAAGCGAGCCAGGCTGTCAGTCACTGTCACATCATCTCACCCCCTACCTCCTGCTCCACCTGAGGATAAGGCTGGACCACAGGCCGGATCACCATTATCATCATTAATAACAGCAGCAATGTGTACTGTGTATTCTGGGTCTACCAgagtgtgccaggccctgtggatACAGAGAGAGGTAAACTCTGCTCCGCGTGGCAGATAGTggctataaaaaaagaacaggtGCGAGGGAAGGGACATAAGTGTACCTCTGGCTGATACATGCTGCTGTATGGCCGAAACCaacacagtgttgtaaagcaattatccttcaatttaagataagtaaaaaaaaagaacaggtgcaaatgtgtgactgagcgaTGGGCCCACAGGTATTGTTGGTGGTGGTCACAGGATAGAGACTGGGACCGCTGTATGGTATCTTCTAGTCTCCTCTGTCACACTGCCCTGCTGGCCATAGTTCTGAGTGAGGGATATAGTCAGGCGCCATACAAGCTCTGGCACTCAAGGCTGTAACAGGGAGAGGAGACACCCCGGATCTCAGAGTATGACTCCAGTTCCCCCAGCAGGAGGGCAATGGAACCACAGAGTGGAACCCTTCTTTACCTCGGGAAAGAGTCTGTGGCACCAGAGTATTTTTCTATCCTATGCGGATGCTTTCTGTGACAAAGGTTGGGACCCTGCCGCAGGTCGAATTTCCCGGATGCGCCCTTGGGCAAGGTCCTTCTAACCTTACTGCACCTCAGCATCCACGTCTGCCTGATGAGCCCACATAACCCTGGCTGCCCTGTCCACCTCACCGATGGCAGGGCCCTCACAGGCCACGGGCACACATGTGCCAGGAGAGTTTGGATCAAGTGGTGTCCGTGGACCCCAGTCCtgtgcctggcacaaagcaggCTGTCACTAAACAGCCGTTGAATGAATGAAACCCCTGGGAGCTGTTCTGCCTCTGGGAGCTTAGGGCTACGCGCTGAGCTGGCCCGGCACTGCCCCATTCAATCCTCCCTGCAGCCTTGTGCAGCGGAGGCTTACCGCCCCCATCATCggggagggaaactgaggctcagagaacatTTGCGAACTCTGATAGAGTCTCAGTGAATGGCTGGCTCTGGATCCAGGTCGCTGGGGACCCAAAGCGGGGTCGGGTGAAAGGGAACAGGGAGAAGGGCAGGGACCACTCCAGACCCATCACCCCCGCTGGGTGGGTAGGAGCGAGGCAACCCATCCCAAGTTGAAAGCCTCCTGCTGGGCAGCTTCGGGAGGCTCCTgcctgctgcggctgctgcgcgcgccccctccccgcgccccgcgccccagCGGCGCTCACCTGGCCCGGCTCCCGCGGCGCTGAGTGATCTCGGCAGCGCCCGCGCTTCGGTTGGTCTAGACGCTGAGCCGGGTGCTGCTGGGCCTCCGCCTCCACTGGGCCTCCGCCTCCACGAGGTCTCCGCCTCCACGGGGCGGGGCCGGCCGCGGCTTCGGGGACCGCCCCGCGCCAGCCCCTCGCCTGTTTCCCCTGATCCTGCCGCCCACTCCACAACCTTGGTCTCTAAGGCGGGGACACGCAGGCTCTCCCAGAGGGGAAACCGAGGCCGGTCGAAGGGTGAAATGGGCCACTATGTTGGTGGGGAGAAGGCAGGAACGTCCTGCGTGCTGGGCCGGGTCCTGCCAGCATAGACGTCTTGAACCCCAAGAAAGGGTGTTTCTTTCTCCCACCCCCTTATCCATCCATGTCCTCTCCCATGCGGTCCCTTCTGTTCAGCCTGCCTCCT
Encoded proteins:
- the SDR42E2 gene encoding putative short-chain dehydrogenase/reductase family 42E member 2, translated to MKPNPAGSSPEACKAAGQGQQSCPQKTQATPGQASRQKVVVTGGAGYLGFSLGSSLAKSGTSVILLDLRRPQWELCPGTEFIQADVRNAEALHRTFEGVDCVFHVASYGMSGAEQLQKEQTESINVGGTKLVIDVCVHQRVPRLVYTSTVNVAFGGKPIEQGDEDSVPYFPLEKHTDHYSRTKAIADQLILMANGTPLPGGGCLRTCVLRPPGIYGPEEQRHLPRVASYIKKRLFMFRFGDRRTRMNWVHVRNLVQAHVLAAEALTAAKGHVASGQVYYINDGESVNLFEWMAPLFEKLGYSQPWIQVPTSWVYLSATVMEYLHLALRPICSLPPLLTRSEVRSVAVTHTFQIAKARAQLGYVPDKFSFADAVERYVQSTDGRTRGSITRTLLRLLLGLLLFLGLPVLALRFLGLQPSVI